From Streptomyces sp. CMB-StM0423, a single genomic window includes:
- the ppgK gene encoding polyphosphate--glucose phosphotransferase, producing MNIMGVDIGGSGIKGAPADLDTGTLAEERHKVLTPHPSPPDAVADGVAAVVEYFAGHEGPVGVTFPGVVTDGVVRTAANVDKSWVGVDAAALLGNRLGRPVHIVNDADAAGIAELTFGAARGRTGTVIVLTFGTGIGSAVFTGGRLVPNTELGHLELHGHEAEKRASAKEREDKDLSWKHWAHRVQRYLAHLEMLFTPELFVIGGGVSRKADKFLDDITGIRADVVPAELQNNAGIVGAAMAAAAAAR from the coding sequence ATGAACATCATGGGAGTCGACATCGGCGGCTCGGGCATCAAGGGCGCCCCGGCCGACCTGGACACGGGCACCCTCGCGGAGGAGCGGCACAAGGTGCTCACCCCGCACCCCTCGCCCCCCGACGCCGTCGCCGACGGCGTCGCCGCGGTCGTCGAGTACTTCGCCGGGCACGAGGGCCCGGTCGGCGTCACCTTCCCCGGAGTCGTCACCGACGGCGTCGTGCGCACCGCCGCCAACGTCGACAAGAGCTGGGTCGGCGTCGACGCCGCCGCCCTCCTCGGCAACCGCCTCGGCCGCCCCGTCCACATCGTCAACGACGCCGACGCCGCCGGGATCGCCGAACTGACCTTCGGCGCCGCCCGCGGCCGTACCGGCACCGTCATCGTGCTGACCTTCGGCACCGGCATCGGCAGCGCCGTCTTCACCGGCGGCCGGCTCGTCCCCAACACCGAGCTGGGCCACCTGGAACTGCACGGCCACGAGGCGGAGAAGCGCGCCTCCGCCAAGGAGCGCGAGGACAAGGACCTGAGCTGGAAGCACTGGGCCCACCGGGTGCAGCGCTATCTCGCCCATCTGGAGATGCTCTTCACGCCCGAACTGTTCGTCATCGGCGGCGGCGTGAGCCGCAAGGCGGACAAGTTCCTCGACGACATCACCGGCATCCGCGCCGACGTCGTCCCCGCCGAACTGCAGAACAACGCGGGCATCGTCGGCGCCGCGATGGCCGCCGCCGCAGCCGCGCGCTGA
- a CDS encoding BCCT family transporter gives MLDERVETPADGGPPGRSPRTDAVVFGVAAALTLAFVIWGAVATDSLEDVSTSLLNDTMHYGGWAFVLAASGFVIFALWLAFSRYGRITLGREGEPPEFRTVSWVAMMFSAGMGIGLMFYGVNEPLAHFATPPPDTVSASAGAPSRMEVAMATTLFHWTLHPWAIYAAVGLAMAYSVFRRNRRQTISAVFTPLIGPRHANGGVGKVIDILAIFATLFGSAASLGLGALQIGSGVKEVGWTSEEVGEGLLILVIGVLTAAFVASAVSGIERGIQWLSNINMVLAAVLAVFVFIAGPTILILDLIPTSIGSFFAELPQMMARTEASGGSDVAGWLSGWTVFYWAWWISWTPFVGMFIARISRGRTIRQFVGGVILVPSVVSLLWFCILGGTAMQQEAHGAAITEESTQEGQLFAVLNAYPIAGVTTLLVMVLVGIFFVSGADAASIVMGALSQKGTLEPTRMVIVVWGVLTGAVAAVMLLVGGGGDAALTGLKNLTILVAVPFTLVMIMLCVALMRDLRHDELILIGEEGEQAIETAVRAGHQHYDGEFELQIRGLARRLRGGRGTGRDRGDGEGDGGDGGPAPGPEDGRPAD, from the coding sequence GTGCTCGACGAACGGGTGGAGACGCCCGCGGACGGCGGCCCACCGGGGCGCTCACCGCGTACAGACGCGGTGGTCTTCGGCGTCGCCGCCGCGCTGACGCTGGCGTTCGTGATCTGGGGCGCGGTGGCGACGGACTCCCTGGAGGACGTCTCCACGTCCCTGCTCAACGACACGATGCACTACGGCGGATGGGCCTTCGTGCTCGCCGCCTCCGGCTTCGTGATCTTCGCGCTGTGGCTGGCCTTCAGCCGCTACGGCCGCATCACCCTCGGCCGGGAGGGCGAGCCGCCGGAGTTCCGCACGGTGTCGTGGGTCGCGATGATGTTCAGCGCCGGCATGGGCATCGGCCTGATGTTCTACGGCGTGAACGAGCCCCTGGCGCACTTCGCCACCCCGCCGCCCGACACCGTCTCCGCCAGCGCCGGTGCCCCCTCGCGGATGGAGGTCGCGATGGCGACCACCCTCTTCCACTGGACGCTGCACCCCTGGGCCATCTACGCCGCCGTCGGCCTCGCCATGGCGTACAGCGTCTTCCGCCGCAACCGCCGGCAGACCATCAGCGCCGTCTTCACCCCGCTCATCGGCCCGCGGCACGCCAACGGCGGCGTCGGCAAGGTCATCGACATCCTCGCCATCTTCGCCACCCTCTTCGGCTCCGCCGCCTCGCTCGGGCTCGGCGCGCTGCAGATCGGCAGCGGTGTCAAGGAAGTCGGCTGGACGTCCGAGGAAGTCGGCGAGGGGCTGCTGATCCTCGTGATCGGCGTGCTCACCGCCGCGTTCGTCGCCTCCGCGGTCTCCGGCATCGAGCGGGGCATCCAGTGGCTGTCGAACATCAACATGGTGCTCGCCGCCGTGCTCGCCGTGTTCGTCTTCATCGCGGGACCGACGATCCTGATCCTCGACCTCATCCCGACCTCGATCGGGTCGTTCTTCGCCGAACTGCCGCAGATGATGGCGCGTACGGAGGCCAGCGGCGGCTCGGACGTCGCCGGCTGGCTTTCCGGCTGGACGGTCTTCTACTGGGCGTGGTGGATCTCGTGGACGCCGTTCGTCGGCATGTTCATCGCGCGCATCAGCCGGGGGCGCACCATCAGGCAGTTCGTCGGCGGCGTGATCCTCGTGCCCAGCGTGGTCAGCCTCCTGTGGTTCTGCATCCTCGGCGGCACGGCGATGCAGCAGGAGGCCCACGGGGCTGCTATCACCGAGGAGTCGACGCAGGAGGGGCAGTTGTTCGCGGTGCTGAACGCGTACCCGATCGCCGGTGTCACGACGCTGCTGGTGATGGTCCTCGTCGGCATCTTCTTCGTCTCCGGCGCGGATGCCGCGTCGATCGTGATGGGCGCGCTGTCGCAGAAGGGGACGCTGGAGCCGACGCGCATGGTGATCGTGGTCTGGGGCGTGCTGACCGGCGCGGTCGCCGCCGTCATGCTGCTGGTCGGGGGCGGCGGGGACGCCGCGCTGACCGGGCTGAAGAACCTCACGATCCTCGTCGCGGTGCCGTTCACGCTGGTGATGATCATGCTGTGCGTGGCGCTGATGCGCGACCTGCGGCACGACGAGCTGATCCTCATCGGCGAGGAGGGCGAGCAGGCGATCGAAACGGCGGTACGGGCCGGACACCAGCACTACGACGGGGAGTTCGAGCTGCAGATCCGCGGGCTCGCGAGGCGGCTGCGGGGCGGCCGGGGCACGGGGCGGGACCGCGGCGACGGCGAAGGCGACGGCGGGGACGGGGGCCCGGCGCCGGGCCCGGAGGACGGTCGGCCCGCGGACTGA
- a CDS encoding MMPL family transporter, with translation MRNLPVRTARWSARHPWRAIAGWFVFVALCLGAGIAVGSNPATTEDFWVGEAGRAEQMATEGDLQRKPTEHVLIRAESGRSLDLAAARAAARDVTDRMERLPEVASVAAPVRSADGDALRVPVVLKGAELDGKNNVGPLLEQTEEVAAAHPGVVVEETGSPAISQGVNDQRGEDLALSERIALPVTLVTLLVVFGSVVMAGVPLLLALTSIAAALGLSMVASHLLPDPGVGTNMILLIGLAVGVDYTLFYLKREREERARAGGRLSSAALVELAAATAGRAIVVSGLAVIVSTATLYLATDVIFSSLATGTILVVAVAVASSLTALPALLVTLGRRTERKAARRAEARAARRPRRDRPEHGRILAVLLRPARRRPAATLAVSVLAMLALAVPALGMKLVDPGKDTFSRDIPAMQTYDRLTAAFPELKVQHEVVAQAAAERAPEVRRALAGLGRQVSADPLFVRDAGPAVRTSPDGRTSVLVLSVPHFANSQPAKDSLTHLREDHLPATVGQLAGVETAVSGDVARGVDYVEHERGKLPLVVGALLLVTFVLTLIAFRSVVIGLLGVVLNLLSAAAALGALVLVFQGTWAEGLLDFDSMGAIASRVPLFLFVILFGLSMDYQVFVVSRIKEARDAGMPAREAVIAGISASAKVVTSAAVVMVTVFSGFVALHLTEMKQMGFCLALAVLLDAVVIRLMVLPAALLLLGERAWRPVRRLPAPPEPVAPAFENVR, from the coding sequence ATGAGAAATCTCCCCGTTCGCACAGCCCGCTGGAGCGCCCGGCACCCGTGGCGCGCGATCGCCGGCTGGTTCGTCTTCGTCGCACTCTGCCTCGGCGCCGGCATCGCCGTCGGCAGCAACCCCGCCACCACCGAGGACTTCTGGGTCGGCGAGGCCGGCCGCGCCGAGCAGATGGCGACCGAGGGCGACCTCCAGCGGAAGCCCACGGAACACGTCCTCATCCGCGCCGAATCCGGCCGCTCCCTCGACCTAGCCGCCGCCCGCGCGGCGGCCCGCGACGTCACCGACCGGATGGAGCGGCTGCCGGAAGTGGCGTCCGTCGCCGCGCCCGTACGCTCCGCGGACGGTGACGCGCTGCGGGTGCCGGTCGTGCTGAAGGGCGCCGAGCTGGACGGCAAGAACAACGTCGGGCCGCTGCTGGAGCAGACGGAAGAGGTGGCCGCGGCCCACCCCGGCGTCGTCGTCGAGGAGACCGGCTCGCCCGCGATCAGCCAGGGCGTCAACGACCAGCGGGGCGAGGACCTGGCGCTCTCCGAGCGCATCGCACTGCCCGTCACGCTCGTCACGCTGCTCGTCGTCTTCGGGTCCGTCGTCATGGCCGGCGTGCCGCTGCTGCTGGCACTCACGTCGATCGCCGCGGCGCTCGGTCTGTCCATGGTGGCTTCCCACCTGCTGCCCGACCCCGGCGTCGGCACCAACATGATCCTGCTCATCGGCCTCGCGGTCGGCGTCGACTACACCCTCTTCTACCTCAAGCGCGAGCGCGAGGAGCGCGCCCGCGCGGGCGGGCGGCTGTCGTCCGCCGCCCTCGTCGAACTGGCGGCGGCGACCGCGGGGCGGGCCATCGTCGTCTCGGGCCTCGCCGTCATCGTCTCCACCGCCACCCTCTATCTCGCCACCGACGTCATCTTCTCCTCCCTCGCCACCGGCACCATCCTCGTCGTGGCCGTCGCCGTCGCCAGCTCCCTGACGGCGCTGCCCGCGCTGCTCGTGACCCTCGGCCGCCGCACCGAACGGAAGGCCGCACGCCGGGCCGAAGCCCGCGCCGCCCGCCGTCCGCGGCGGGACCGCCCCGAGCACGGACGGATCCTCGCCGTCCTGCTGCGGCCCGCGCGCCGCCGCCCCGCCGCCACCCTGGCCGTCTCCGTGCTGGCCATGCTCGCCCTCGCCGTGCCCGCGCTCGGCATGAAGCTCGTGGACCCCGGCAAGGACACCTTCTCCCGCGACATCCCGGCCATGCAGACGTACGACCGGCTGACCGCCGCCTTCCCCGAGTTGAAGGTGCAGCACGAGGTCGTCGCCCAGGCCGCCGCGGAGCGCGCCCCCGAGGTACGGCGGGCGCTGGCCGGGCTGGGCCGGCAGGTGTCGGCGGACCCGCTGTTCGTCCGGGACGCCGGGCCTGCGGTACGCACTTCACCGGACGGCCGGACCAGCGTGCTCGTGCTCTCCGTACCCCACTTCGCCAACTCCCAGCCCGCGAAGGACTCCCTGACGCACCTGCGCGAGGACCACCTGCCCGCCACCGTCGGGCAACTGGCCGGTGTCGAGACCGCCGTCAGCGGCGACGTCGCCCGCGGCGTCGACTACGTCGAGCACGAGCGCGGCAAGCTGCCCCTGGTCGTCGGCGCCCTGCTGCTGGTCACCTTCGTGCTGACGCTGATCGCGTTCCGCTCGGTGGTCATCGGGCTGCTCGGCGTCGTGCTGAACCTGCTCTCCGCCGCCGCCGCGCTCGGCGCGCTCGTCCTCGTCTTCCAGGGCACGTGGGCCGAAGGGCTGCTCGACTTCGACTCGATGGGCGCGATCGCCTCCCGGGTGCCGCTGTTCCTCTTCGTGATCCTCTTCGGTCTCTCGATGGACTACCAGGTGTTCGTGGTCAGCCGGATCAAGGAGGCCAGGGACGCGGGGATGCCGGCGCGGGAAGCGGTGATCGCAGGCATCAGCGCGTCGGCGAAGGTCGTGACCAGCGCGGCGGTCGTCATGGTCACCGTGTTCTCCGGGTTCGTCGCACTGCATCTGACCGAGATGAAGCAGATGGGCTTCTGCCTGGCACTCGCCGTGCTGCTCGACGCGGTGGTGATCCGGCTGATGGTGCTGCCCGCGGCCCTGCTGCTCCTCGGCGAACGGGCCTGGCGCCCGGTGCGGCGCCTGCCCGCCCCGCCCGAGCCGGTGGCCCCCGCGTTCGAGAACGTACGCTGA